The following nucleotide sequence is from Allocatelliglobosispora scoriae.
GGTCGAGACCCGCTACCTCGACGAGATCGCCGACGACCTCGACGACGCCGTTCGCCGGGTGACCGCCGCCAAGCGCGAGGGCCGGGCGCTCTCCGTCGGCGTCGTCGGCAACGCGGCGACGGTCTTCCCGGAGCTGCTCCGGCGCGGCGTGGAGATCGACATCGTCACCGACCAGACGAGCGCGCACGACCCGCTCGCCTACCTCCCCGAGGGGATCGACCTCGCCGACGGGCCGGATTACGCGGCGAAGAAGCCCGAGGAGTTCACCGACCGGTCCCGGGCCAGCATGGCGAAGCACGTCGAGGCGATGGTCGGCTTCCAGGACGCGGGCGCCGAGGTCTTCGACTACGGCAACTCGATCCGGGGTGAGGCGAAGCTCGGCGGGTTCGACAACGCGTTCGCGTTCCCCGGGTTCGTGCCCGCCTATATCCGGCCGCTCTTCTGCGAGGGCAAGGGGCCCTTCCGCTGGGCCGCGCTCTCCGGCGACCCCGCCGACATCCACGCCACCGACCGGGCGATCCTCGAACTCTTCCCGGAGAACGAATCCCTGCACCGCTGGATCAAGATGGCCGGGGAGCGGGTCGCCTTCCAGGGCCTGCCCGCGCGGATCTGCTGGCTGGGTTACGGCGAGCGCGACAAGGCGGGTGTCCGCTTCAACGAGATGGTCGCCGACGGCACGCTCAAGGCCCCGGTGGTGATCGGGCGCGACCACCTCGACTGCGGCAGCGTGGCGTCGCCCTACCGGGAGACGGAGTCGATGCTCGACGGCTCCGACGCGATCGCGGACTGGCCGCTGCTCAACGCACTCGTCAACACCGCTTCGGGTGCCTCGTGGGTGAGCATCCACCACGGCGGCGGCGTCGGGATCGGGCGGTCGATCCACGCCGGGCAGGTCTGCGTCGCCGACGGTACGCCGCTGGCCGGACAGAAGATCGAACGCGTGCTCACCAACGATCCCGGTATGGGCGTCATCCGGCACGTCGACGCCGGATACGACCTCGCCGAGACGGTCGCTGCGGACCTCGGCGTCCGCGTACCCATGCAGGAATCATGATCTTCCGGGAGCTGTGGGACGAGATCGCGCCGATCGGGCGCGATCCCGAGACCGGCGGCTACCTGCGCTACGCCTGGACCGAGCCGGAGCTGGAGCTGCGCTCCTGGTTCCGGTCGCAGGCGCTCGCGCGCGGCCTCACCCTGGAGGAGGACGGCAACGGCAACATCTTCGCCTGGTGGGGCGACCCGTCGGCGGGCGACGCCGTGCTCACCGGCAGCCACTTCGACTCCGTGCCGCACGGCGGTGCCTATGACGGTCCGCTCGGCATCGTCACCGCGCTGCTCGCCATCGACGACCTGCGGGCTCGCGGCAAGACGCCGTCCCGGCCGATCGGCATCGCCGCCTTCGCCGAGGAGGAGGGCTCCCGGTTCGGGCTCGCCTGCCTCGGTTCGCGGCTGCTCACCGGCGCGGTCACGCCCGAACGGGCGCTCGCGCTCACCGATCGCGACGGGCACACCCTCGCCGAGTCGCTGCTCAAGTCCGGCCACGATCCCGCCACCCTCGGCCCGCGCCCGGAGCTGCTGGGGCGCATCGGCTGCTTCGTCGAGCTCCACGTCGAGCAGGGCCGCGCGCTGATCGAGGGCGAGTGCCCGGTCGGCGTCGCGAGCGCGATCTGGCCGCACGGCCGCTGGCGCCTCGACTTCACCGGCGAGGGCAA
It contains:
- a CDS encoding allantoate amidohydrolase → MIFRELWDEIAPIGRDPETGGYLRYAWTEPELELRSWFRSQALARGLTLEEDGNGNIFAWWGDPSAGDAVLTGSHFDSVPHGGAYDGPLGIVTALLAIDDLRARGKTPSRPIGIAAFAEEEGSRFGLACLGSRLLTGAVTPERALALTDRDGHTLAESLLKSGHDPATLGPRPELLGRIGCFVELHVEQGRALIEGECPVGVASAIWPHGRWRLDFTGEGNHAGTTLMSDRHDPMLTFAFTVLAANKEARLRDAHATIGRVEVAPNATNAIPREVRAWLDARAGESEVVDALVAAVTAKAHERATRDGTRVAVTPESVSGATEFDVVLRDRIAALLDDAPILPTGAGHDAGVLSGHVPTAMLFVRNPTGISHSPAESATDADCEAGVVSLSDVLADLAC
- the hutU gene encoding urocanate hydratase, with the protein product MDIRAARGSTRTALGWGQEAAKRMLMNNLDPEVAEAPQDLVVYGGTGKAARDWPSFHALVRTLDTLADDETMLVQSGRPVGVFRTHEWAPRVLLANSNLVGDWATWPEFRRLEKLGLTMYGQMTAGSWIYIGTQGILQGTYETFSAVAQKRFGGTLRGTLTLTGGCGGMGGAQPLAVTMNEGVCLIVDVSERSLRRRVETRYLDEIADDLDDAVRRVTAAKREGRALSVGVVGNAATVFPELLRRGVEIDIVTDQTSAHDPLAYLPEGIDLADGPDYAAKKPEEFTDRSRASMAKHVEAMVGFQDAGAEVFDYGNSIRGEAKLGGFDNAFAFPGFVPAYIRPLFCEGKGPFRWAALSGDPADIHATDRAILELFPENESLHRWIKMAGERVAFQGLPARICWLGYGERDKAGVRFNEMVADGTLKAPVVIGRDHLDCGSVASPYRETESMLDGSDAIADWPLLNALVNTASGASWVSIHHGGGVGIGRSIHAGQVCVADGTPLAGQKIERVLTNDPGMGVIRHVDAGYDLAETVAADLGVRVPMQES